The following are encoded in a window of Mycoplasmopsis verecunda genomic DNA:
- the upp gene encoding uracil phosphoribosyltransferase: MVTVFNHPLINIKLSKMRDKHTSHKEFRNNLNEIASLMVYEIMRDYKCIKTSGITPLNIEYEGYKFDKEIVIIPILRAGLGMVEGILDLIPEARVGHIGMYRNEETLTVTEYFFKIPNVSKDSKIIVVDPMLATGASASNAINKLESLGFNDITLVSLVGVQEGINTIQKNHPKVDIFLASKDKHLNENNYIVPGLGDAGDRIFGTK, from the coding sequence ATGGTAACGGTATTTAATCACCCATTAATTAATATAAAATTAAGTAAAATGAGAGATAAGCATACTTCTCATAAGGAATTCAGAAATAACTTAAATGAAATAGCTTCATTAATGGTTTATGAAATAATGCGAGATTATAAATGCATAAAAACAAGCGGAATAACTCCTCTAAATATAGAATATGAAGGGTATAAATTTGATAAAGAAATAGTTATTATTCCTATTCTAAGAGCTGGTTTAGGGATGGTTGAAGGTATTTTAGATTTAATACCAGAAGCTAGAGTTGGACACATTGGAATGTATAGAAATGAAGAAACATTGACTGTTACAGAATATTTTTTTAAAATCCCTAATGTATCAAAAGATTCAAAAATAATAGTAGTTGATCCTATGTTAGCAACTGGTGCATCTGCTTCTAATGCAATAAACAAGTTAGAAAGTTTAGGATTTAATGATATAACATTAGTTTCTTTGGTTGGTGTACAAGAGGGGATAAATACAATACAAAAAAACCATCCCAAAGTTGATATATTTCTAGCTTCAAAAGATAAACATTTAAATGAAAATAATTATATAGTTCCTGGACTAGGCGATGCTGGAGACCGTATTTTCGGCACTAAGTAA
- the proS gene encoding proline--tRNA ligase, translating into MNNVDRKLEKITPLEQDFAQWYTDVVQNGKLMMYGPAKGTMILLPNAFGIWQLIQSGLNDAFNEKGVQNVNLPLLIPESLFNKEKEHIDGFNPELATVTMVGNKKLDEKLYVRPTSEVLFAHLYKNSINSYKDLPLIYNQWVNVVRWEKTTRPFLRSREFLWQEGHTVHSDPKEARSLTKEMIKLYAKFLKKYLAIPTIIGKKTPNEKFAGACTTWTIEAMMKDGQALQAGTSHYLAQNFSKPFDIVFRNEDNEFEYAYQTSWGVTTRLIGAIIMTHGDNRGIIIPPYVAPIQIDVLELFANKEPKVSQVSKDLTKLLGRKYRVRLDDSDKNPGYKASNSEIQGVPLRIEVGPKDVQNDSVTIVRRDTLEKIQIPISKVKSQVGKLLSEIHDNLYEQAEHRLIRNRIYVDNYQDFKEGILNNKFVVAPFCCGAEAEKRIKEETGATARCVPMSLNKPSKNAKCINQECDGETNRYVIFAKAY; encoded by the coding sequence ATGAATAATGTAGACAGAAAATTAGAAAAAATAACACCACTTGAGCAAGATTTTGCTCAGTGATATACTGATGTTGTGCAAAATGGAAAATTAATGATGTATGGTCCTGCTAAAGGCACTATGATTTTGTTACCTAATGCATTCGGAATTTGACAGTTAATTCAATCAGGACTTAATGATGCATTTAACGAAAAAGGTGTACAAAATGTTAATTTACCATTATTAATTCCTGAATCTTTATTCAATAAAGAAAAAGAACACATTGATGGTTTTAATCCAGAACTCGCAACTGTAACAATGGTAGGAAATAAAAAATTAGATGAAAAATTGTATGTTAGACCAACATCTGAAGTACTGTTTGCCCATTTATATAAAAACTCAATTAATTCATATAAGGATTTACCTTTAATTTATAATCAGTGAGTTAATGTGGTCAGATGAGAAAAAACAACACGTCCATTTTTAAGATCTCGTGAATTCTTATGACAAGAAGGACATACAGTGCATTCGGATCCAAAAGAGGCACGTTCATTAACTAAAGAAATGATTAAACTATATGCCAAATTCTTAAAAAAATATCTTGCTATACCTACTATAATTGGTAAGAAAACTCCAAATGAGAAATTTGCTGGTGCATGTACAACATGAACTATAGAAGCAATGATGAAAGACGGACAAGCTCTACAAGCGGGTACTAGCCATTATTTAGCTCAAAACTTTTCTAAGCCATTTGATATAGTTTTTAGAAATGAAGATAATGAATTTGAGTATGCTTATCAAACTTCTTGAGGTGTTACTACAAGATTAATAGGGGCTATTATAATGACTCATGGTGATAATAGAGGAATTATAATACCACCTTATGTAGCTCCAATTCAAATAGATGTTTTAGAATTGTTTGCAAATAAGGAACCCAAGGTTTCTCAAGTATCAAAAGATTTGACTAAATTATTAGGTAGAAAATATCGTGTAAGACTAGATGATTCTGATAAAAATCCTGGTTATAAAGCTTCTAATTCAGAAATACAAGGTGTTCCATTAAGAATTGAAGTGGGACCAAAAGATGTGCAAAATGATTCGGTTACAATTGTTCGTCGTGATACACTTGAAAAAATTCAAATACCAATTAGTAAAGTAAAATCTCAAGTTGGAAAATTACTGTCAGAAATACATGATAATTTATATGAACAAGCAGAACACAGACTTATTCGTAACCGTATTTATGTAGATAATTATCAAGATTTTAAAGAAGGAATATTAAATAATAAATTTGTTGTTGCTCCATTTTGCTGTGGTGCAGAAGCAGAAAAAAGAATAAAAGAAGAGACAGGAGCTACCGCCAGATGTGTGCCGATGTCATTAAATAAACCAAGTAAAAATGCTAAATGTATCAATCAAGAGTGCGATGGTGAAACTAATAGATATGTAATTTTTGCGAAAGCATATTAA
- a CDS encoding MG284/MPN403 family protein, which produces MEKNKKNIKDMSLTNDDDIKTDIDLFQELAEDRDIEKLQQLYKINMINTKFLYDTITSIIKNMVEVKKINNMKNKMKLTFLWIQYINSRDLRIKKEIEELEVYCKNPPSVFNYILSIMSKENAWLIHKIFLDTETSNDKYWYKKYFSKTTFYKKKQIAIMEFGRYLLQTSDD; this is translated from the coding sequence ATGGAGAAGAATAAGAAAAATATAAAAGATATGTCATTAACTAATGACGACGACATAAAAACAGATATTGACCTTTTCCAAGAATTAGCCGAGGATAGGGATATCGAAAAACTACAACAGTTATATAAAATTAATATGATTAATACAAAATTTTTATATGACACAATAACTTCCATTATAAAAAATATGGTGGAAGTGAAAAAAATAAATAATATGAAAAATAAAATGAAACTTACTTTTCTCTGAATACAATATATTAACAGTAGAGATTTAAGAATAAAAAAAGAAATTGAAGAATTAGAAGTTTATTGCAAGAACCCGCCAAGTGTTTTTAATTACATCTTATCTATAATGAGTAAAGAAAATGCTTGATTAATTCATAAAATCTTTTTAGATACCGAAACATCAAATGATAAGTATTGATATAAAAAATACTTTTCAAAAACTACATTTTATAAAAAAAAGCAAATAGCGATTATGGAATTCGGTAGATACTTATTGCAAACAAGCGATGATTAA
- a CDS encoding MHO_1580 family protein, producing MINVDFINQNDNYIVNERKVKVNTLANSNDFNNFKAKFAINVDRIATNGMTDISVGFEDGLYDWKNKDLLPHEHILDTGINLFNGYNLIVNKLAQKKLAVEVSIFANLKEIYTFRADKLFVKKYITRIPFSTLGIEFSKLNSLIIQFSLPKGVFTDERKLIKEYQIIFAPDSKDKIQIAPISNSIKLRIPYSYQFNFESSKTYWKELLYHNVIIKIADINNRKPLSQVVEGYEYNDKKKLKFPNEILFNEYIPLTFNNIILNDFLTDKISLKTIMNDNNNQLLSNNNSGIYFKGLINELLLTDEIDKKIRKVASPQSSYSLKIPFSFDGEFNTIYSISSKYFDIDIIKKFKSIGTRLFEDNYTKKLKIIVVSNQKNLNNKYRYVINLKSDYVNLFTNSFNINDYLIIEDENKRKYKN from the coding sequence ATGATTAATGTTGACTTTATTAATCAAAATGATAATTATATAGTCAATGAGAGAAAAGTTAAAGTTAATACATTAGCAAATAGTAATGATTTCAATAATTTTAAAGCAAAATTTGCTATTAATGTTGATAGGATAGCAACAAATGGCATGACTGATATTTCCGTTGGATTTGAAGATGGATTATATGATTGAAAGAATAAAGATCTTTTACCACATGAACATATACTAGATACTGGTATAAATCTATTTAATGGATACAATTTAATTGTAAATAAATTAGCTCAGAAAAAACTGGCGGTTGAAGTATCAATCTTTGCTAATTTAAAAGAAATTTATACATTTAGAGCAGATAAGTTGTTTGTGAAAAAATACATTACAAGAATACCATTTTCTACTTTAGGAATAGAGTTCTCGAAATTAAATAGCTTAATAATACAATTTTCATTACCTAAAGGTGTATTCACAGACGAAAGAAAATTAATAAAAGAGTATCAAATTATATTTGCTCCAGATTCAAAGGATAAAATACAGATAGCTCCTATATCAAATTCAATTAAATTACGTATACCATATTCCTATCAATTTAATTTCGAAAGTTCAAAAACATATTGAAAAGAATTGCTTTATCATAATGTTATTATAAAAATTGCAGATATCAATAATAGGAAACCCTTATCACAAGTAGTTGAGGGCTATGAATATAATGATAAGAAAAAATTAAAATTCCCAAATGAGATTTTGTTTAACGAATATATTCCGCTTACATTTAATAATATTATATTAAATGACTTTCTTACAGACAAAATATCATTAAAGACTATTATGAATGATAACAATAATCAATTATTATCAAATAATAATTCAGGAATTTATTTTAAAGGCTTAATAAATGAATTGCTACTTACAGATGAAATAGACAAAAAAATAAGAAAAGTTGCCTCTCCTCAATCAAGTTATTCACTAAAAATTCCTTTCAGTTTTGATGGTGAATTTAACACGATATATTCTATTTCATCTAAATATTTCGATATTGACATAATAAAAAAATTTAAATCTATTGGAACTAGATTATTTGAAGATAATTACACAAAGAAATTAAAGATTATAGTAGTTTCAAACCAAAAAAATTTAAATAATAAATATAGATATGTTATTAATCTAAAATCAGATTATGTAAACTTATTTACGAATTCTTTTAATATCAATGATTATTTAATAATTGAAGATGAAAATAAACGAAAATATAAGAATTAA
- a CDS encoding MHO_1590 family protein: MKINENIRIKYIIIIALIIGFSIASGVGCYYIYNFVQTKKQNNNRNIRDNLIKDIDTIPVSSFIPILEDRYFQKFVNKDRFNNKYIDQNLINEIVKDLVRRLKSSNGKFYFDYDILSQQHATLRVMYISDDYSQKDEKIFEILLD; encoded by the coding sequence ATGAAAATAAACGAAAATATAAGAATTAAATATATTATTATAATAGCTCTTATAATTGGTTTTAGTATTGCTAGTGGAGTTGGTTGTTATTATATCTATAATTTTGTACAAACTAAAAAACAGAATAATAATCGAAATATTAGGGATAACTTAATTAAAGATATAGATACAATACCAGTTTCTTCATTTATTCCGATTTTAGAAGATAGATATTTTCAAAAATTTGTAAATAAGGATAGATTTAATAACAAATATATAGATCAAAATTTAATTAATGAGATTGTAAAAGATCTTGTTAGAAGACTAAAATCTAGTAATGGAAAATTTTATTTTGACTATGACATACTTTCGCAGCAACATGCCACTTTACGTGTTATGTATATAAGTGATGATTATAGTCAAAAAGATGAAAAAATATTTGAAATATTGCTTGATTAG
- a CDS encoding acyl carrier protein codes for MDNRKEIILLELKKLSKKKNISLDDNIKEIGIDSLDLAELVFEAEAKFGVELSDEQLAEIKTVKDIISIFSN; via the coding sequence ATGGATAATAGAAAAGAAATAATTTTATTAGAACTTAAAAAGTTATCAAAAAAGAAGAATATTTCTTTGGATGATAACATCAAGGAAATAGGAATTGATTCTTTAGATTTAGCTGAACTTGTATTTGAAGCAGAAGCTAAATTTGGTGTTGAACTCTCTGATGAACAATTAGCCGAGATCAAGACTGTAAAGGATATAATTTCTATTTTTTCTAATTAA
- a CDS encoding NAD(P)H-dependent glycerol-3-phosphate dehydrogenase produces the protein MKEKEIKFGVLGTGAFGSALANILIENNHKVIMYGISEEEILDINRGYNSKYFGTTKFSNPDLISATNNLDYFLDSINTAILAVPSVAVEKLMSQVSSKLGERKINLLNLSKGLEPKTKQFFSQYINENYGKNISNFASLMGPSFAIEVFQGKLTMVNVVGANLKFNEEIASYFNNEHFYVKPFNEIRGAELFSALKNVLAIGLGITSVLYPGQNSHAGLLTMGTGEIFNVYKAMYPKGENTIGYNFSSFGDIFLTCSSPTSRNFSFGAKIASDGVKKALNEQQLTIEGYDTAKTLSKIIKDYNIKNTPFLSNIISILFEGKPQYEIIDFLKAKPL, from the coding sequence ATGAAAGAAAAAGAAATTAAATTTGGTGTTTTAGGAACTGGTGCTTTTGGCTCAGCACTTGCAAATATATTAATAGAAAATAATCATAAAGTAATAATGTATGGTATCTCTGAAGAAGAAATATTAGATATAAATAGAGGATATAATTCTAAATATTTTGGAACTACTAAATTTAGTAATCCTGATTTAATCTCTGCAACAAATAATTTAGATTATTTCTTAGACTCTATTAATACAGCGATATTAGCGGTTCCTTCAGTTGCTGTTGAAAAATTAATGTCACAAGTATCATCTAAATTAGGTGAAAGAAAAATCAATTTACTAAATTTATCAAAAGGATTAGAACCCAAGACAAAGCAATTTTTTTCACAGTATATTAATGAAAATTATGGAAAAAATATATCAAATTTCGCTTCCTTAATGGGACCTTCATTCGCAATTGAAGTTTTCCAAGGAAAATTAACAATGGTAAATGTGGTGGGAGCAAATTTGAAATTTAATGAAGAAATTGCTTCATATTTCAATAATGAACATTTCTATGTTAAACCATTTAATGAAATAAGAGGAGCTGAATTATTTTCAGCATTAAAAAATGTTCTAGCAATAGGATTAGGTATCACATCAGTTTTATATCCTGGTCAAAACTCACATGCAGGTTTATTGACAATGGGAACTGGGGAAATATTTAATGTATATAAAGCTATGTATCCAAAAGGAGAAAACACAATAGGATACAACTTTTCCTCATTTGGAGATATCTTTTTAACTTGTTCATCACCGACAAGTCGTAATTTTTCGTTTGGAGCTAAGATTGCCTCTGATGGTGTAAAAAAAGCTTTAAATGAACAACAATTGACTATAGAAGGATATGATACAGCAAAAACCTTATCTAAAATAATTAAGGATTATAATATTAAAAATACACCTTTTTTATCAAATATTATTAGTATTTTATTTGAGGGAAAACCGCAATATGAAATTATAGATTTCCTTAAAGCTAAACCATTATAA
- the tig gene encoding trigger factor, producing MIKHTEEKDKAQIVVTVKVDASEFQKRLEQVSNELAKKVKVKGYRPGKAPIEKAKAHLNPEVILSETVKHFSNKHFNEVIEYAVKNEIKVNSQPLLSYDLNDDGLVLDYKFVLMPNFDVDVKDLKVKYTPVKVAKSDVQATIKELEENMSTEVVVEEDDVETQLGDTVNIDFKGFIDNEPFEGGEAKGYNLKLGSKTFIPGFEDQLVGKKKGYEGDVEVTFPSDYFVKEYRDKKAVFQVKINSFKRAKLFKLTDENVNIFQDPQVKDMKSLESVLKGNIRVRKFIENNVSFYEELVKQIIAKAKPVIHESFLTAHVENSKKEFENSLKQYGIKKQEYLQLIKSTEKDLEAEFKKQALEQVTKAEAYRYLVEKYHVNASAEQIDDFTQKFVSFGFSSESAHEFVISSLRMSLILSDINPELAEKLEKDFNEIVK from the coding sequence ATGATTAAACATACAGAAGAAAAAGATAAAGCACAAATAGTTGTTACTGTTAAAGTTGATGCTTCTGAATTTCAAAAAAGATTAGAACAAGTTTCTAATGAATTAGCAAAAAAAGTTAAAGTAAAAGGGTACAGACCTGGCAAAGCACCAATTGAAAAAGCTAAAGCACATTTAAACCCAGAAGTGATTTTATCTGAGACTGTTAAACATTTCAGCAATAAACACTTTAATGAAGTTATCGAATATGCAGTTAAAAATGAAATTAAAGTTAATTCTCAACCATTATTATCATATGATTTAAATGATGATGGTTTAGTTCTTGACTATAAATTCGTTTTAATGCCAAATTTCGATGTTGATGTTAAAGATTTAAAAGTGAAATATACACCTGTTAAAGTTGCTAAAAGCGATGTGCAAGCAACTATTAAAGAATTAGAAGAAAATATGTCAACTGAAGTTGTAGTTGAAGAAGATGATGTAGAAACTCAATTAGGTGATACAGTAAATATTGATTTTAAAGGATTTATAGATAATGAACCTTTTGAAGGTGGAGAAGCTAAAGGATATAATTTAAAATTAGGTTCTAAAACGTTTATTCCAGGATTCGAAGATCAATTAGTAGGTAAGAAAAAAGGCTATGAAGGTGATGTAGAAGTAACATTCCCATCTGATTATTTTGTTAAAGAATACAGAGACAAAAAAGCAGTATTCCAAGTTAAAATCAATTCATTCAAAAGAGCAAAATTATTTAAACTAACAGATGAAAATGTAAATATTTTCCAAGATCCACAAGTTAAAGATATGAAGTCTTTAGAAAGTGTATTAAAAGGAAATATAAGAGTAAGAAAATTTATTGAAAATAATGTTTCATTCTACGAAGAACTAGTTAAACAAATTATTGCAAAAGCTAAACCAGTAATTCACGAATCATTCTTAACAGCACATGTTGAAAATAGCAAAAAAGAATTTGAAAACTCATTAAAACAATACGGAATTAAAAAACAAGAATATTTACAATTAATTAAATCTACAGAAAAAGATTTAGAAGCTGAATTCAAAAAACAAGCATTAGAACAAGTTACAAAAGCTGAAGCTTATAGATACTTAGTTGAAAAATATCATGTTAATGCTTCTGCTGAACAAATAGATGATTTTACACAAAAATTTGTATCATTTGGATTCTCAAGCGAATCAGCTCATGAATTTGTTATTTCATCATTAAGAATGTCATTAATTTTAAGTGATATCAACCCAGAACTAGCTGAAAAATTAGAAAAAGATTTTAATGAAATTGTAAAATAA
- a CDS encoding SLAC1 family transporter, producing the protein MKNLKEKLLKTPLGVNGVALGTMGIATTGIFILDHFQYSSVVRWIEYGVDLRWFQLALQILCITICLFYISLTCIRYSLEPRTIYHEMKIPHVAGMIGVLFLCFCLLGNSFGWIFTTFIADKELRYNLLIAPSIIVFIAVTCQFIYLGFFLKIVLFKKETFKGEAYASWFVPLVGLAISAAYSDNLGDVLPLYYWQIVWFVGFAIFIIMYPFVYFKFLFKPHAKEENIPSMAIFASPANMMAVGFLVSFNPHRNDLGLNMTVFNNAVFYQVISIILFCFGAISVGLYYAILVKSLMMKKYSMTWTSLTFPAAVSATGTIKFAEYFFLKTIDSYSFEGAYWTLIVIGVFLFLTSLALVIFCNIKYGIIMRKIWFPDKTQPIFRKKAA; encoded by the coding sequence ATGAAAAACTTAAAGGAAAAATTACTTAAAACACCACTTGGAGTCAACGGAGTTGCCCTAGGAACTATGGGTATTGCAACAACAGGAATATTTATTTTAGATCACTTTCAATATAGCTCTGTAGTAAGATGAATAGAATATGGAGTAGATTTACGTTGATTCCAGTTGGCATTGCAAATATTATGTATAACAATTTGTTTATTTTATATATCTTTAACATGTATAAGATATAGTTTGGAGCCTAGAACTATATATCATGAAATGAAAATACCTCATGTCGCAGGAATGATAGGTGTATTATTTCTTTGTTTCTGTCTATTAGGTAATTCATTTGGATGAATCTTTACAACATTTATTGCTGACAAGGAACTACGATATAATCTTTTAATAGCTCCAAGTATAATTGTTTTTATAGCAGTTACATGTCAATTTATTTATTTAGGTTTCTTTCTTAAAATTGTTCTGTTTAAGAAGGAAACATTTAAAGGTGAGGCTTATGCTTCATGATTTGTTCCATTAGTAGGATTAGCTATTTCAGCTGCATATTCAGATAATTTAGGTGATGTTTTACCATTATATTATTGACAAATTGTATGATTTGTAGGATTTGCAATATTCATAATAATGTATCCTTTTGTTTACTTTAAGTTTTTATTTAAACCTCATGCTAAAGAGGAAAATATTCCATCTATGGCTATATTTGCATCACCAGCAAATATGATGGCTGTGGGATTTCTTGTATCATTTAATCCACATAGAAATGACTTAGGTTTAAACATGACTGTATTTAATAATGCCGTGTTTTATCAAGTTATCTCAATTATCCTATTTTGTTTCGGAGCAATTTCGGTAGGATTATATTATGCTATTTTAGTTAAATCATTAATGATGAAAAAATATTCAATGACTTGAACTTCATTAACCTTCCCTGCAGCTGTTTCAGCAACTGGAACTATTAAGTTTGCAGAATATTTCTTCTTAAAAACTATAGACTCATATTCATTTGAGGGAGCATATTGAACACTTATAGTAATTGGTGTATTCTTATTCCTTACTTCTCTTGCACTCGTTATATTTTGTAATATTAAATATGGTATTATTATGAGAAAAATTTGATTTCCTGATAAAACTCAGCCTATTTTTAGAAAAAAAGCAGCATAA
- a CDS encoding ribulose-phosphate 3-epimerase encodes MKKYVTPSLLNVDVDKRLDMANTLVNNGIKWIHYDVMDGKFVPNTAIQIEEIANISENGIPHIKDAHLMVINPYEYVSLVKDIVDIITFHYEAIEDDLEKFDEFLTKNYHDLKIGLAIKPNTSVDAIKPFLDRLALVLVMSVEPGAGGQKFMPIALDKIAQLKHLRDDNSYDYLIQVDGGINATTGPECFNVGADACVAGTYIVVEPTKERINTVLGKFAEK; translated from the coding sequence ATGAAAAAATATGTTACACCAAGCTTGTTAAATGTTGATGTAGACAAAAGACTAGATATGGCAAATACATTAGTAAATAACGGTATAAAATGAATACACTATGATGTTATGGACGGTAAATTTGTTCCTAATACAGCTATTCAAATTGAAGAAATTGCTAATATTTCAGAAAACGGTATTCCTCATATCAAGGATGCACACTTAATGGTAATCAACCCATATGAATATGTGTCATTAGTTAAAGATATAGTGGATATAATTACTTTCCATTACGAAGCAATCGAAGATGATTTAGAGAAATTTGATGAATTTTTAACTAAAAACTATCATGATTTAAAAATAGGATTAGCTATTAAACCAAATACATCTGTTGATGCTATTAAACCATTTTTAGATAGATTAGCTTTAGTTTTAGTGATGTCAGTTGAACCTGGAGCGGGCGGTCAAAAATTCATGCCAATTGCACTTGATAAAATTGCACAATTAAAACATCTAAGAGATGATAACAGCTATGATTACTTAATTCAAGTTGATGGTGGAATCAATGCAACAACAGGCCCTGAATGCTTTAATGTAGGTGCTGATGCTTGTGTGGCGGGAACATATATTGTTGTTGAGCCAACAAAAGAAAGAATTAATACTGTGCTTGGTAAATTCGCAGAGAAATAA
- the rsgA gene encoding ribosome small subunit-dependent GTPase A — protein MQYKVLKSVSGIYTVRNENNETLEIPASGKLRYLEQSPIVGDNVIVENGVIVNILPRENFFIRPKVANIDQMIVFMSIEKPKFQSFLVDKYFAIIESKNIEPVLFITKSDLNPEEANQIASLYRGMKYHVELIDNVSGYNHNHLIDIFTGKYSVFMGQSGVGKTTTINALGNHSFSTQEISKALGRGKHTTRVVSIIDFNGGYLIDTPGFSSLTLDLSKEQLSKSFKIFRELSKSCKFRNCLHYNENIDNCAIKQNIGTKLIPQIRYNNYIKLLDELSKGER, from the coding sequence ATGCAATATAAAGTTTTAAAAAGTGTATCAGGAATTTACACTGTAAGAAATGAAAATAACGAAACATTAGAGATACCAGCATCAGGTAAACTAAGATATTTAGAACAATCACCAATAGTTGGGGATAATGTAATAGTGGAAAATGGAGTTATAGTCAATATATTACCTAGAGAAAACTTCTTCATTAGACCAAAGGTAGCTAATATAGATCAAATGATTGTTTTTATGTCAATAGAAAAACCAAAATTCCAATCCTTCTTAGTTGACAAATATTTTGCAATTATCGAGAGTAAAAACATTGAACCAGTATTATTTATCACAAAAAGTGATTTAAATCCAGAAGAAGCTAATCAAATTGCCTCATTATATCGTGGAATGAAATATCATGTCGAATTAATTGATAATGTATCAGGATATAACCATAATCATTTAATAGATATTTTCACTGGAAAATATTCTGTTTTTATGGGACAAAGCGGAGTAGGTAAAACTACTACTATAAATGCACTCGGTAACCATTCATTTTCTACACAAGAAATATCAAAAGCCCTTGGACGTGGTAAACATACAACAAGAGTTGTATCAATAATTGATTTCAATGGTGGATATTTAATTGATACACCAGGATTTTCATCTTTAACATTAGATTTAAGTAAAGAACAATTATCCAAAAGTTTTAAAATATTTAGAGAATTATCTAAAAGTTGTAAATTTAGAAATTGCTTACATTATAATGAGAATATAGATAATTGTGCTATAAAGCAAAATATTGGTACAAAGCTTATACCACAAATAAGATATAATAACTATATTAAATTATTAGATGAATTATCAAAAGGAGAAAGATAA
- a CDS encoding serine/threonine protein kinase, which translates to MSNNFSVPSSSKIHNKYIIKTILGSGGMGTVFLVTPKNNTNIKYALKFMSNVYDKVAYQRFKEEATLLGKVKSKHIPKLIDYYGDNVEQYYVMEYISGNTLYNIIRANGSLNVKKAKTYINKIAEGIGELHNNGVIHRDIKSQNIIIDDAHNVKIIDLGISLTPESQRLTKVNAVICSPYYAAPEYTIKGAEITKAVDIYALGVVLFEMLTGQYPFEGARDQDTIMMHYKNQFPSPKEFVDLPQAMCNVVIKATAKHPEDRYQNVYEFQQDLKTCLSPERIYEQPLNPKSLKKKRKISDIVNSNAFLITSLSFIVILIISISLTLVLLEYL; encoded by the coding sequence ATGTCAAATAATTTTTCAGTTCCTTCTAGCTCCAAAATTCACAATAAATACATTATTAAAACTATTTTAGGTAGTGGTGGAATGGGGACTGTTTTTTTAGTAACACCTAAAAATAATACCAATATCAAATATGCATTAAAATTTATGTCTAATGTATATGATAAAGTTGCTTATCAACGTTTTAAAGAGGAAGCTACACTTTTAGGAAAAGTTAAATCAAAACATATACCTAAGTTAATTGACTATTACGGTGATAATGTTGAACAATATTATGTTATGGAATATATTTCAGGAAATACTTTATATAACATAATTAGAGCTAATGGTTCACTTAATGTAAAAAAAGCTAAGACTTATATCAATAAAATAGCTGAAGGAATTGGTGAACTACATAATAATGGGGTTATCCATAGAGATATAAAAAGTCAAAATATAATTATTGATGATGCTCATAATGTAAAAATAATTGATCTTGGAATTAGTTTAACACCTGAATCCCAAAGATTAACAAAAGTTAATGCAGTTATTTGCAGTCCTTATTATGCTGCACCTGAATATACAATTAAAGGAGCAGAAATAACAAAAGCTGTTGATATATATGCTCTAGGAGTCGTTCTATTTGAAATGCTAACCGGACAATATCCTTTTGAAGGTGCAAGAGATCAAGACACGATTATGATGCATTATAAAAATCAATTTCCATCCCCAAAGGAATTCGTTGATTTACCACAAGCTATGTGTAATGTTGTTATAAAAGCTACAGCAAAGCACCCTGAAGATAGATATCAAAATGTTTACGAATTTCAACAAGATTTAAAAACTTGTTTAAGTCCTGAAAGAATATATGAACAACCATTAAATCCTAAATCTCTAAAGAAAAAGAGAAAAATTTCTGACATTGTAAATTCTAATGCTTTCTTAATAACTTCACTTTCATTTATTGTTATATTAATAATTAGCATCTCATTAACTCTAGTTTTATTGGAGTACTTATAA